GGCTCCATGTCATTGATCTTGACCCGTCTCTTGGTGGTCTCCTTCATCTGACCAAACAGCTCAGCCTTGAACACCAAGGATCGTGCGGCTAACACGCACCTGTGTGCACTGAAGAGTTCGCGGCCGACAGTGAACGTCACATCCATGCCTTCTCCATGATTCAACATGTTTGTGAAGTGTGTTTGGAGGTCCGACTGCGGGACTTGGACCATGACTGTGCTTACATCTTCAGTGCGGGGCTCTTTCATCACGGTCAAAACGCACCTGATTGTGATGCAGTCGTCATTGCGGGATAGCAGTTCCTTCAGCTTGGACTTCTCAATATACTTGGGCCAGCCCCATGAACCGGACCGAAAGGTACGTGTGTCGCTGTACAGACAAGTAACTTTTCCATCTTTCTCCAATAAACTGAAAGTGTTCTTCATCTGGACACCTGTTGTTGGGTTACTGCAGGTGCTCAGGAAGGCACCCATGTAGGCAGCTTTGTCCTCCTCCTTCCGCCCATCAGGGTAGATCCTGATGTTCCAGTTATAGCCGCCGACGCTGAATGTGCTGGAGCTAACGAACTTGCCGATACCCATACCCTCGAGCAGCGAGTACTCAGTCACCTCGAAGTTGTGGGCGGTGGTGACGCACTCTGTCCGGCATCTCGACGAGGTCTCCGATATGTGCTTGTTGACAGAAGAAGGCGAGCTGTTGGCCATGGCGTGGAATGGAATGAAACGGAGGTTGGGAGTGTGGCTGCAACCTGGAGGAGTACTTCAGGAAGAAGATGAGTAGTTGGCCATGGCGTGGGTGCAATGAAACAGAAGTTGGGGGTACGTGCATATATAAACTCAGGACATGCATGACTCTGGAAGACGTTTAGTCTTCAGTGAAGATGGCATTAAAACTTGAGAATACATTTAGGCGGCGTTGAACAAGTTCCCATGCGATTATTTAGACGACGGTGCATGCGTCGTTTCAAATTCCAATGTTGCCGCCGCCTTGTATTTAGGGGAGTAATTGACAAAAAACTACCATATTTCACGTATCCGTCCCACAGAACTACAAAATTTTGAAAACTGACCAAAAACTCCAAAGTGCTAATTTcgtgacaaaaaactaccacttctGAAAAAGGCCGGTTTAGACGATTTAAACGTGTTTATGACAGGCGGGGCCCACTCGTCAGGGCTGACGTGGCGGCAAAGTCAACTCCGTTTATTTTGATCGTCAAGTTGACTGATGGGGCCCACGCGTCAGCatcaccttcttcttcctcctcccctctctctctgTGGCATTTCAACAAACACTACATGTGCACACATGGGGACGAGCTGCACCTGTGCCCACGCACGGCCACCGGCTGCAGCCGCGGCCACACGCGACAAGTAGCAGCAGAGGCCAAGGCAGATGGTAGCTCTGGAGCTTTGTGGCTGATGCGTTGAACTCGCTTTTCCCTTTCTAATTTCCTTCCTGGTTGGCAGACTGCTGTATTTTCATTATGAAAGTAATGGAAAGGGGATATGCCCGGTTTCTTAAAACCACGTGTAAACGAACCGGGTACTATGCACAAAGGAAAAAAGAAATTTCATTGGGCAGACTCCAAATGGCATTCAGTCGAAAATGCAGTACTTCCTAGTGTCAAAAAACATCTTAATTATGGGACGTGGGAGTAGTTTTTTTAGGAGAATTCAATTGAAAATAGTATCAGGATCTGATCCCATGTCGCTCTTTCGAAAATGACGGGCGTAGGACATCTTTCTATCCAAAGATTGATTCAGTAACCCAATTTCTTGTATTACGTCTTCCATTGCATTCATGCTTGGCTATGCGATTATATTGTCGCCGGACATGACACAGTAGCCTGGCACCGATTTGTCAGACACGACACGCTCTAAGGACATGGCGGTGGAGTGCGACACATTTTTTACCGCTAGTACGAGCCGCTAGCGGTGGTTTTGGAATCTTGTTGTAATTTTTATTCTGTTTGAGGTGCTTTTGTACTTCCAGTGAATTTGATAATAAATCTGAATCATTTTTGCAAAGAAATAAAAAATGCAGCAGCAAAAGCGTGTCTGTCCTCCCTGCCATTTAACTTTGACCAAGTGGAGAATCAAGCCTAAAACCAGAAGCTCACCATGATGGATGGATGAATGGGAGATATTTGGTCCACTATGGGCCATGGACTCATTACCCCTTCTAGTCCCCATGGCCCCATGAACTAAAGATTATCTCTTTTGTTCTTCCCACCTACAATCTCAAGGGTAGCATTGGTTCTCTGTTAAGGATTCATAGCTTATACAAAGTCTGGTAAGCATGTAACACGTTCACTCTCACTGGAATAAACTTGAGGAAGGGGACTAGTGCTCCATGACTCGTTCGGGAGCTATAAGGTCGAGTCCGAGGATTCCCGTGCGACTAGGGCCAAAA
This genomic window from Aegilops tauschii subsp. strangulata cultivar AL8/78 chromosome 4, Aet v6.0, whole genome shotgun sequence contains:
- the LOC109785935 gene encoding BTB/POZ and MATH domain-containing protein 2-like — its product is MANSSPSSVNKHISETSSRCRTECVTTAHNFEVTEYSLLEGMGIGKFVSSSTFSVGGYNWNIRIYPDGRKEEDKAAYMGAFLSTCSNPTTGVQMKNTFSLLEKDGKVTCLYSDTRTFRSGSWGWPKYIEKSKLKELLSRNDDCITIRCVLTVMKEPRTEDVSTVMVQVPQSDLQTHFTNMLNHGEGMDVTFTVGRELFSAHRCVLAARSLVFKAELFGQMKETTKRRVKINDMEPAIFEALLHFIYTDSWPSNCDLDQNVELQHLLVAADRYGLERLKIICEGKLCQKIDVQTVATTLALAEQHHATQLKNACLRYLSSQELLRAVKETDGFKHLTASCPWIMMDILERAAPPSGV